From a single Brettanomyces bruxellensis chromosome 5, complete sequence genomic region:
- a CDS encoding uncharacterized protein (BUSCO:EOG0926347K): MSTKILQICTHSGTFHADETLAVFMLKLLGRFSNAKVVRSRKPADWEASDIVVDVSGKYDGKKFFDHHQREFTGTFNHQYKTKLSSAGLVFKHFGKEIICSVLGFSTGKNAKDIDFVYDRVYKDFVEAIDANDNGINKYANQNDLIPKFHDRNFSLAGTVANLNPSWDSDPTDADFDAQFQVASQLMGKAFMQFLNYIGKSFLPAKQYVQKAFDERFSVDKSGKIILMNQYVPWKEHIYNIEKSNNVEGQILYVLFPDSNNNWRITAVPVSASSFDSRKKLPAEWRGLRDQALSDKTGIPNCVFIHAAGFTGGVESKEGALKLAKLSL, from the coding sequence atgtcTACtaaaattcttcaaatttgtaCGCACTCAGGAACTTTTCATGCCGATGAAACATTGGCTGTCTTTATGCTTAAGCTTCTTGGAAGATTTTCCAACGCCAAAGTTGTGAGGTCAAGAAAGCCGGCCGATTGGGAAGCATCTGATATTGTCGTGGATGTGAGTGGAAAGTACgatggaaagaagttttttgatcatcatcaaagaGAGTTCACTGGAACATTCAATCATCAGTACAAGACCAAACTTTCTTCTGCCGGATTGGTGTTCAAGCATTTTGGAAAGGAAATCATATGCTCTGTGCTAGGATTTAGTACTGGAAAGAACGCTAAAGACATCGACTTTGTTTATGACAGAGTTTACAAAGATTTCGTTGAAGCTATTGACGCTAATGACAACGGTATCAATAAGTATGCAAATCAAAATGACTTGATTCCCAAGTTCCATGACCGGAACTTCAGTCTTGCCGGTACAGTTGCGAACTTAAACCCTTCTTGGGATTCAGATCCTACAGATGCAGATTTTGATGCACAGTTTCAAGTGGCCTCCCAGTTGATGGGTAAGGCATTTATGCAGTTTTTGAACTACATCGGCAAATCTTTTCTCCCTGCAAAGCAGTACGTGCAAAAGGCTTTTGATGAGAGATTCTCCGTGGATAAAAGCGGAAAAATCATTCTCATGAATCAGTATGTTCCCTGGAAAGAGCATATATATAACATAGAGAAGAGCAATAATGTCGAAGGACAGATCTTGTATGTTTTATTCCCAGATAGCAACAACAACTGGAGAATCACTGCTGTGCCTGTTAGTGCCAGCTCGTTTGATTCTAGAAAGAAGCTTCCTGCAGAATGGAGAGGTCTTAGAGATCAGGCTTTGAGTGACAAGACTGGAATTCCAAATTGTGTTTTTATCCATGCCGCAGGATTCACTGGAGGTGTCGAGTCAAAAGAAGGCGCTCTCAAACTTGCTAAGTTATCCTTGTAA
- a CDS encoding uncharacterized protein (BUSCO:EOG09263F11): MPRQTKQTNTLLGFVDIPIDGEEKPTIEDTFIGGEPLWFDPASPPPKKLLLCKNCEAPMKLLLQSYCPLANSIYDRIIYVFTCTKAQCRRKAGSVRAIRAVKRDPEAMKKNELEIKTEEYDRKQAEEKAKQERMKTKELAKNIFTSGSKGNSSNPFDSNPFSAPEPKSANPFDALEKNEDEGSKSEHKSVEIKAEGYKSLIPRKSTLQKPKGELDISLASFPGFFLYIEDEILDPSKSLDTQLPPGFTPGQLSQQGNSASSGKDIGQSKELEEISKAVDDPTFRHFTEIVSYNPSQVFRYEFGGSPLLYNTKDTISKVFCDSKGRLLDSSHFRIPNAAYHPSGSRVLELQIMPQAIDALESDGSIDILKDGMEWGTILVGSDAEDYAPDSFFDENYIAYVEEWCGVQWEEEVKN, from the coding sequence atGCCCAGACAAACCAAACAGACAAATACGCTTCTAGGGTTTGTTGACATACCTATTGATGGTGAAGAGAAGCCAACCATAGAAGATACATTTATTGGAGGTGAGCCGTTATGGTTTGATCCTGCTTCTCCACCTCCGAAGAAGTTACTTTTATGTAAAAATTGTGAGGCACCAATGAAATTACTTTTACAGTCTTACTGTCCTTTGGCTAATTCGATATACGATAGAATTATCTATGTGTTTACATGTACAAAAGCACAATGTCGAAGGAAGGCAGGTTCTGTCAGAGCAATCCGTGCAGTGAAAAGAGATCCAGAGGccatgaagaaaaatgaactTGAAATTAAAACAGAAGAGTACGATAGGAAACAAGCAGAGGAAAAGGCAAAGCAGGAGAGGATGAAGACTAAAGAACTAGCCAAGAATATATTCACTTCTGGCAGCAAAGGTAACAGTTCCAATCCGTTTGACTCAAATCCGTTTTCTGCTCCTGAGCCAAAGAGTGCGAATCCATTTGATGCACTCGAAAAGAATGAGGACGAGGGCAGTAAATCTGAACATAAATCTGTTGAAATAAAGGCGGAAGGTTACAAGTCTTTGATACCCAGAAAAAGCACCCTTCAAAAGCCAAAGGGGGAGCTAGATATATCACTTGCATCTTTCCCGGGCTTCTTTCTCTATATTGAAGACGAGATATTGGATCCTTCGAAATCTCTAGACACACAACTTCCTCCCGGCTTTACACCAGGTCAATTATCTCAGCAGGGAAATTCAGCCTCATCGGGAAAAGACATTGGTCAGTCAAAGGAGCTTGAGGAAATTTCGAAAGCCGTTGATGATCCTACATTTAGGCATTTCACAGAAATTGTTTCATACAATCCATCGCAGGTTTTCAGATATGAGTTTGGTGGTTCGCCTCTTCTTTACAACACCAAGGATACAATTTCGAAAGTCTTCTGTGATAGTAAAGGCCGCTTATTGGATTCCTCGCATTTTAGAATTCCGAATGCAGCATATCATCCGAGTGGATCAAGAGTGCTCGAATTGCAGATCATGCCTCAAGCAATTGATGCACTAGAATCGGATGGCTCTATTGATATCCTTAAAGATGGTATGGAGTGGGGTACAATACTTGTTGGTAGTGATGCTGAGGATTACGCACCAGATTCAttctttgatgaaaattacATTGCATATGTTGAGGAATGGTGTGGCGTGCAATGGGAGGAGGAGGTGAAGAATTAG
- the DED1 gene encoding DEAD-box ATP-dependent RNA helicase has product MAYVPPHRSRSDRGDSEGGNSEGGNSFGHEGGYQRGGYGSRGGYGNSYGSNYRGGYGSRGGYGRGRGGYGRGRGGYNRRDNEYSSRGSYGRDKCRGTFVDGAQKPGAKDKKVELELFGDPEKEEKSAGGINFDNYDDIPVEVSGEDAPEPIDKFTCPPIEELLMENIELSRFTKPTPVQKYSIPIVGAGRDLMACAQTGSGKTGGFLFPVLSSLFKNGPTPVESDGNIFSKRKVHPMALVLAPTRELAIQNFEEAKKFSYRSWVRPCVVYGGSDFHAQVRNMSRGCDLIVATPGRLNDMLERGCVSLSHIKFLVLDEADRMLDMGFEPQIRNIVEGCDMPGTTERQTLMFSATFPREIQAMARDFLNNYIFLSVGKVGSTSENITQRIMYVEDEDKKSSLLDILSSTDDTLTTGLTLIFVETKRMADILSDFLITQNFPATSIHGDRTQSEREHALELFKSGRAPILVATAVAARGLDIPNVTHVINYDLPGDIDDYVHRIGRTGRAGNTGIATAFFNRGNRNVAKELVQLLTDSKQEIPDFLKNISREGSGRGRGRSRNAPYRDYRRSNGGGYRGGNSYGGDYGGYGNNSGFGGNSGNSGYGGSRYGNGGNGGFGGNKFSSSSSSSNSNSQWW; this is encoded by the coding sequence atggcaTACGTTCCACCACACAGATCTAGATCGGACAGAGGCGATTCCGAAGGTGGCAATTCCGAAGGTGGCAATTCCTTCGGTCACGAAGGCGGCTATCAGAGAGGAGGCTACGGAAGCCGTGGAGGCTATGGAAACAGCTATGGCAGCAACTATCGAGGTGGATATGGCAGCCGTGGCGGATATGGACGTGGCCGGGGAGGATATGGCCGTGGAAGAGGCGGATACAATAGAAGGGACAACGAATACAGCAGCAGGGGAAGTTACGGAAGGGACAAGTGCAGAGGAACATTCGTTGATGGAGCCCAGAAGCCAGGTGCAAAGGATAAGAAAGTTGAACTCGAGCTCTTTGGTGATCcggagaaggaggaaaagagTGCCGGGGGTATCAACTTCGACAACTACGACGATATCCCGGTCGAGGTTTCCGGAGAAGACGCCCCAGAGCCAATTGACAAGTTCACGTGCCCTCCAATTGAAGAGTTGCTCATGGAAAACATCGAGCTTTCGCGTTTCACCAAACCAACTCCAGTCCAGAAGTACTCCATTCCAATCGTTGGAGCCGGAAGAGACCTGATGGCTTGTGCCCAGACGGGTTCCGGTAAGACGGGTGGATTCTTGTTCCCAGTTCTTTCGTCGTTATTCAAGAATGGCCCCACCCCAGTCGAGAGTGATGGCAACATCTTCTCGAAGAGGAAGGTGCATCCAATGGCCCTTGTTTTGGCCCCAACCAGAGAGTTGGCCATCCAGAACTTTGAAGAAGCCAAAAAGTTTTCGTACCGGTCCTGGGTTCGTCCTTGCGTCGTTTACGGTGGCTCGGACTTCCATGCACAGGTTAGAAACATGTCTAGAGGCTGCGATTTGATTGTTGCCACTCCCGGCAGATTGAACGACATGCTCGAGAGAGGATGCGTGTCCTTAAGCCACATCAAGTTCTTGGTGTTGGACGAGGCAGACAGAATGTTGGATATGGGTTTCGAGCCCCAGATCAGGAACATTGTCGAAGGCTGCGACATGCCCGGCACCACCGAGAGACAGACGTTGATGTTCTCGGCCACCTTCCCGAGGGAGATCCAGGCGATGGCCAGAGACTTCTTGAACAACTACATCTTCCTGTCTGTGGGTAAGGTTGGATCCACATCGGAGAACATCACGCAGAGAATCATGTACGTTGAGGATGAGGACAAGAAGTCCAGCTTGCTCGATATATTGTCGTCGACCGACGACACGCTCACCACCGGGTTGACGTTGATTTTCGTCGAGACCAAGAGAATGGCCGATATATTGTCGGACTTCTTGATCACGCAGAACTTCCCTGCAACATCCATTCACGGTGACAGGACTCAGAGCGAGAGAGAGCATGCCTTGGAGCTCTTTAAGAGCGGAAGAGCCCCTATTCTTGTGGCCACCGCCGTCGCTGCAAGAGGTTTGGATATTCCAAACGTCACCCATGTCATCAACTACGATCTTCCAGGAGATATCGATGACTACGTCCACCGAATCGGTAGGACTGGTAGAGCCGGTAACACTGGTATTGCCACTGCCTTCTTCAACAGAGGCAACCGGAACGTTGCCAAGGAGTTGGTGCAGCTCTTGACTGACTCCAAGCAGGAGATCCCAGACTTCCTGAAGAACATCTCCAGAGAAGGCTCCGGCAGGGGCAGGGGCAGAAGTAGAAATGCTCCTTACAGGGAttacagaagaagcaacGGTGGTGGTTACAGAGGAGGAAACAGTTACGGCGGTGACTACGGCGGATACGGTAACAACTCCGGCTTCGGTGGCAACTCGGGCAACTCTGGATACGGAGGAAGCAGATACGGAAATGGTGGAAATGGTGGATTTGGAGGCAACAAGTTTtcctcatcctcttcatcttccaaCTCCAACTCCCAGTGGTGGTGA